A genomic window from Pseudonocardia broussonetiae includes:
- a CDS encoding WhiB family transcriptional regulator: MADIRRLPVPVTDIWDWQMHGSCRGMDSGFFFHPEGERGPARANREARAKQVCEACPVLEQCRRHALTVQEPYGVWGGLSESERDEIIRGRGRTLKMAGSAPVVHEAR, from the coding sequence GTGGCGGACATCAGAAGGCTCCCGGTCCCGGTCACGGACATCTGGGACTGGCAGATGCACGGATCGTGCCGGGGCATGGACAGCGGCTTCTTCTTCCACCCGGAGGGCGAGCGGGGCCCGGCCCGCGCCAACCGCGAAGCCCGCGCCAAGCAGGTCTGCGAGGCGTGCCCGGTGCTGGAGCAGTGCCGCCGGCACGCGCTGACGGTGCAGGAGCCCTACGGCGTGTGGGGCGGGCTGTCGGAGTCGGAGCGCGACGAGATCATCCGCGGACGCGGGCGCACGCTGAAGATGGCCGGCTCCGCGCCGGTCGTGCACGAGGCGCGCTAG
- a CDS encoding MerR family transcriptional regulator: MPDAPGRDTPATDPPAAGSGDGVPGLTVAAVARRLGIAPATLRTWDRRYGIGPGHHEPGRHRRYTVDDVARLELMQHALLRGAAPADAAAYARDARLPRPDADGPRRLPPAHPGPDASGEGGTSGDEGTADGGPLLLPDDAGDGRAATRVRVGGRALRLPGAGREARGLGRAALALDAGAIRRLLEESTQAHGVDHTWDAVARPVLIAVGQRWADTGAGVEIEHLVSECVTTVFARHVAQAPPARNPRPVLLAGMPEEQHTLPLAALAASLADRLVECRSLGSNLPADALVAAIRRTAPAAVVLWSQIPASADPALLRALPRTRPRFRTYAAGPGWADVELPPRVGSFGSLADAAAALAAAVLV; the protein is encoded by the coding sequence GTGCCGGACGCCCCCGGGCGCGACACGCCCGCCACCGACCCGCCCGCGGCCGGGTCCGGCGACGGCGTCCCCGGGCTCACCGTCGCCGCCGTCGCCCGGCGGTTGGGGATCGCCCCGGCCACGCTGCGCACGTGGGACCGCCGCTACGGCATCGGCCCGGGCCACCACGAGCCGGGCCGGCACCGCCGCTACACCGTCGACGACGTCGCCCGCCTCGAGCTGATGCAGCACGCGCTGCTGCGCGGCGCCGCGCCCGCCGACGCCGCGGCCTACGCCCGCGACGCCCGGCTGCCCCGGCCCGACGCCGACGGGCCGCGCCGGCTCCCGCCCGCGCACCCCGGGCCGGACGCGTCCGGGGAAGGGGGCACGTCCGGGGACGAGGGCACGGCCGACGGCGGCCCGCTCCTGCTCCCCGACGACGCCGGCGACGGCCGCGCCGCCACCCGGGTCCGCGTCGGCGGCCGCGCGCTGCGGCTGCCCGGGGCGGGGCGCGAGGCCCGCGGGCTGGGCCGGGCCGCCCTCGCGCTGGACGCCGGGGCGATCCGCAGGCTGCTGGAGGAGTCGACGCAGGCGCACGGCGTCGACCACACCTGGGACGCCGTCGCCCGGCCCGTGCTGATCGCGGTGGGCCAGCGGTGGGCCGACACCGGCGCGGGCGTGGAGATCGAGCACCTCGTGAGCGAGTGCGTCACCACGGTCTTCGCGCGGCACGTCGCGCAGGCCCCGCCCGCGCGCAACCCCCGTCCCGTGCTGCTCGCCGGCATGCCGGAGGAGCAGCACACGCTGCCGCTGGCGGCGCTCGCCGCGTCGCTGGCCGACCGGCTCGTCGAGTGCCGCTCGCTGGGATCGAACCTCCCGGCCGACGCGCTCGTCGCCGCGATCCGCCGCACCGCGCCCGCCGCGGTGGTCCTGTGGTCGCAGATCCCGGCGTCCGCCGACCCCGCGCTGCTGCGGGCGCTGCCCCGCACCCGTCCGCGGTTCCGGACCTACGCCGCCGGCCCCGGCTGGGCC